The DNA segment tatttgcccagacttgggatttattcatctgcttccacacgataaggtgtcacaccagatcacagcagtaatcttctagaaatgatacaatcgtgcaccaccaaaacggttacaaccgtctggacacgtgtcactatATCAGTTGTCCCCAAATCCACAACGAATGCATGCAAATGAAGAGTAATCTTCACTTAAgtcactttacacgtggcaaTTAAATCCCTTGCCTTCGAtctaaaccacgatccgtgtgccaTCATATCGGATCAAGGAGTATTAACGGAAGAAAGcataaccgcttacggagttagcatcttccgtcttcttttcactaacgggttttcccgcctttCGAACGACTCCCAGCTATAAATAAGAGGAAAATCAGGTATGAacacaagttacacacacttctcaaatacatcttcttcttcattaccaatacttattctcacaccggagtcgggtcaaggagagaaccctcttctccctaggcgaggctaacggtgttcttttttgcagaatcaccggagaagaaggtCTGTTAGGCTTAAATCGATCGAGTGGAAACCAacctttttatgcggattcaaaccccctagatatctcggttccgaccatttatctagtgtttcttcattggcgcccaccgattcctctgttttttccagttttcatctcgtttcgatttaGTTCTTTTTCATCCTCTGTTTTGCACATGGCAAAGGATTCATTATTCCACTCATCAGATCCCCGATCCGAGTGGGAAAGTTCTACAACCCAAAACACTCGAAACAACGGTCATTCAGATAGGGAGAATTTCTCAGATCTAATCATGAAAAAATCCCCATCACATTGGTTCAGCAGATGTCAAGCTGCTTTAAACACAATCGTTACACAAATCACCAGATCTGAGGTCCCGAACATCAGATCTGGTGAAGAAAACAACATTACAGTATTGGACCCACCAACACCTTGTCGGGGGGACATCCAATCTAGTCGTAACATTGAAATACAATTCAGAAATAGCAGTCATCAGGAAGTTAAACCAAAAcaaataaacatgattcaaggaggTCCATCACGAAGGACAAACAAACGAAGTTATGACCAACATTGGAGGGAGCAGCAAGTCATATTTCCCGTCGTCCCAGGAGGCCCTCAGGAAGAGCGACCAGTAATTATTACTGGCATCTTCGGTCATTATCGGACAGACTATATGTTTATAGATCCGGGTAGCTCGATGGACATCATATACGAGCAGTGTTTTAAACAACTCGACCTAGATGATAAAGCACGTCTAGAACCGGTCGATTTTCCCCTCACCGGATTCTGCAATGAAGCTGTATTCCCATTAGGGCAAATAGCTTTCCCTGTGACTTTGTCGGATGGCGAACATTCACGAACAGTTACAGTCAATTTCATGGTCATGCCGGCAACATCATGTCATGATGTTTTGATCGGAAGAAGGTCACAAAGAGAGTTCAGTATGATCACATTTATCCCACACGCGACATGTGGGTTCCCAACGGAAACCGGAGTTGCAATTTTGTACTCAAGCAAAGAAGTCATGTACGTGGACGACGAGCCACCAGTAAAGGTAGTCAAACCTTCAGCATCAAACGAACCGGAGAAATAGGTCCTGAACGGAGAATACCCAGAGCAGACCATCTCACTAGGTCATGCCATCTCACCAGCAACACGGATACAACTAAAAGCATTGTTGTCCAACAACAAGGATATATTCGCTTGGTGCCCAACAGACATGACTGGGGTTCCACGCGATATAGCGCAACATTGCTTGAATATATTAAACCATCAGCGGAACCTGTTACCCAAGCGAGGCGCAACTTTAGCGAAGAGAAAGCGAAAGCCATGGACGAACAAGTAGTAGAGCTACTCAATGCGGGTATCTTGCGCGAAGTAAAGTACCATACATGGGTTGCCAATCCAGTAATGGTACAGAAACATAGTGGCggatggagaatgtgcgtcgacttcaaagacctgaataaAGCATGCCCAAgagattgttacgcacttccagagatagacaaaaaagtcgactctctagcatcattcagatggaagtgttttctCGACTGTTACAAAGGTTGTCATCAGGTCCAGatgaaagaagaagacgaagacAAAACTGCATTCCGCACAGATAAAGGCATCTTTTGCTACACTAAAATGCCCTTTGGCCTGCGCAATGCTGGCGCAACTTATCAACGATTAATGGACACAGTTTTCAAAAACGACATTGGCAAGACAGTTgaagtatacatggatgacctcgtcatTATGAGCCATGAGGAAGACTCAATGCTCAACAACATTCAGCGTACTTTCGACTCTCTGCGCAGCGTAAACTTAAAGCTCAACCCAACTAAATGCTCCttcggcatggaagaagggaaattTCTGGGCTTCATAGTCACAAGAGAGGGCTTCAAAGTAAACCCAGAAAAAGTACAGGCTATCCAGCAAATGCCCTCACCCGCAACAATAAAAGAAATGCAAAGACTCGCCGGACGCTTAGCAGCCTTGAACAGATTCTTGGCTAATCATGCAGCTAAATCTTATCCATTTATCAGCACGCTGTGAAACTGCAGGAGGAAAACCCCCTTTCAATGGACACCTGAAGCAGAAGCAGCATTCAAAGAAATGAAAGAATGTTTAATTCAGCTACCAACGCTGACTGCGCCAAAAGAAAAAGAGCCACTAATCTTATACCTATCAGCCGCGGAAGTAGCGGTAGGAGTAGTATTAATGGTGGAACGGGAAAACGTTCAGACTCCAATTtactatatcagcaaaatgctcaccgGCCCAGAAACTCGTTATTCAATGATAGAAAAATTGGTTCTAGCACTGGTACACGCATCCCGACGCTTGCGCAGGTATTTCTCGGGCCACGTCATCACGGTTCTCACAAATTATCATGTAGGCCAAATCTTGTCAAAACCCGATGTGGCGGGAAGATTGGCTAAATGGGCCATAGAGCTGGGAGGATACAATATCTTTTACAAGCCAAGACCAGCAATCAAAGGGCAAGTTCTAGCAGACTTCGTTACTGAAGTGCCCATCGATAAAGTACAAGAATGCGAGGCAATCCAGAACCCTACACCTGTTTTTGATGACCGAGTCTGGACCTTGCACACAGATGGTGCTTCCAATGATGACGGAGCAGGAGCAGGCCTCCGATTAGTCAGTCCGGACAATCACGAGCTCACATATGCCATACGCTTAGACTTCCAAAGTaccaacaatgaggcagaatacgaaGCATTTTTAGCAGGACTTCGTTTAGCGCTCAAAATGGGGGCAAAAAACCTTGAGGCCAACGTTGATTCAAAACTTGTAGCTGAGCAAGTTAACGATCACTACGATGCAAAAGGAGAAGCTATGGCATTATACCTTGAACAAGCACGGATGTTAATCAACCAATTCCATACATTCAGGGTTAACCATATCAACAGGAGCGAAAATAAGCACGCAGACGCGCTTAGCAAATTAGCCGCTACCAGATTCAAGCACCTAACAAAAGAAGTGCGCATAGAGGTACTGTCTAACCCATCAATCCATCTCAAGCAAGTAAACGTTATAGAGGTCGGTAATCCATCCTGGATGTCTCCGATCATCTTATACCTACAACACGGGAAACTCCCGGAAGGAAAAGCAGAAGCACGAAAACTCCAACACAAAGCAATAAATTATGAAATGGCGGATGGCGTCCTTTACCGAAAGTCATTCATGGGACCATTACTGCGCTGTGTCGACAAAACAGATGCTCAATACCTGGTCAGAGAAATCCATGAAGGTTTATGTGGAATACACGCGGGACTGTGCATGGTTGTAGCAAAAATAATGAACGCCGGATAGTACTGGCCAGGAATGCACATGGACGCAGTTGATTTATTAAGAAGATGCGCAGCTTGTCAGCGCCATGCACCAAAGACACTCCAACCAAAAAATCCGCTAGTACCTGTCACATCCGCCTGGCCATTCCAGCAATGGGGCATCGATCTTGTTGGCCCATTCCCTGATGCGCCAGGCGCAGTAAAATTCATTATTGTAgcggtcgattacttcaccaaatgggtggaagcTAAAGCTTTGGCTTCGACCACAACAATGGTAATTcgcaaatttatatgggaacatatcaTTTGCAGGTTCGGATTACCATTGCGCATTATCTCTGACAACGGCACAAACTTCGCCTCAGAAG comes from the Helianthus annuus cultivar XRQ/B chromosome 4, HanXRQr2.0-SUNRISE, whole genome shotgun sequence genome and includes:
- the LOC118491441 gene encoding uncharacterized protein LOC118491441, whose product is MKECLIQLPTLTAPKEKEPLILYLSAAEVAVGVVLMVERENVQTPIYYISKMLTGPETRYSMIEKLVLALVHASRRLRRYFSGHVITVLTNYHVGQILSKPDVAGRLAKWAIELGGYNIFYKPRPAIKGQVLADFVTEVPIDKVQECEAIQNPTPVFDDRVWTLHTDGASNDDGAGAGLRLVSPDNHELTYAIRLDFQSTNNEAEYEAFLAGLRLALKMGAKNLEANVDSKLVAEQVNDHYDAKGEAMALYLEQARMLINQFHTFRVNHINRSENKHADALSKLAATRFKHLTKEVRIEVLSNPSIHLKQVNVIEVGNPSWMSPIILYLQHGKLPEGKAEARKLQHKAINYEMADGVLYRKSFMGPLLRCVDKTDAQYLVREIHEGLCGIHAGLCMVVAKIMNAG